A genomic segment from Nicotiana sylvestris chromosome 1, ASM39365v2, whole genome shotgun sequence encodes:
- the LOC104241379 gene encoding serine carboxypeptidase II-3-like, giving the protein KAVANILFLESPAGVGFSYSNTSSDYITGDEKTRQDSFTFLVNWMERFPEYKHRDFYITGESYAGHYVPQLAQLVLSHMKTEPNLVINLQGVATGNGVIDDETATSGSYDFYWTHALISDEIHEGIVSNCNFSAETSTTEACNKYTGQADSSQGNIYTYNIYSQLCNSSAYFSLPIDGFDPCSADYVDNYLNTVGVQKALNVKDIPHSWDSCNGYIQGSWQDSPHTMLPIFQELMQNGIRVLIYSGDVDHILPVTTSRYAIDKIKTPVKTPWYPWFFQGEVGGYAVEYQNLTFVTVRGAGHFVPSYQPGRALTMFSSFINGTLPPHLH; this is encoded by the exons AAAGCAGTGGCAAACATCCTCTTTTTAGAATCTCCTGCCGGTGTTGGTTTCTCTTACTCTAACACATCATCGGATTATATAACTGGAGATGAAAAGACTAGACAAGACAGTTTCACCTTTCTCGTCAATTGGATGGAAAGATTCCCAGAATATAAACACCGAGATTTCTACATTACTGGAGAGAGTTATGCTGGGCACTATGTGCCTCAACTTGCGCAGCTGGTCTTATCCCACATGAAAACAGAACCCAACCTTGTCATTAACTTGCAAGGAGTAGCT ACTGGAAATGGTGTCATTGATGATGAAACAGCGACCAGTGGTTCCTATGACTTCTATTGGACACATGCACTAATATCAGATGAAATCCATGAAGGAATTGTCTCGAATTGCAACTTCTCCGCAGAAACCTCTACCACAGAAGCTTGTAACAAGTACACAGGCCAAGCAGATTCATCTCAAGGCAATATATACACCTATAACATATATTCTCAATTGTGCAACTCCTCTGCCTATTTTTCCCTTCCT ATAGATGGATTTGATCCATGCTCGGCTGATTACGTAGACAATTACCTAAACACTGTTGGAGTACAAAAGGCACTTAATGTCAAAGATATACCCCATTCCTGGGATTCTTGCAA TGGTTACATACAAGGCTCTTGGCAGGACTCCCCGCATACTATGCTACCAATCTTTCAAGAACTCATGCAAAATGGCATTAGGGTTTTGATTtatag TGGAGATGTAGACCATATTTTGCCTGTGACGACAAGTAGATATGCTATAGACAAAATCAAAACACCAGTCAAAACACCATGGTATCCTTGGTTCTTCCAGGGCGAG GTTGGTGGTTATGCAGTAGAATACCAGAACTTGACATTCGTGACCGTAAGAGGAGCAGGACATTTTGTTCCAAGCTATCAACCTGGCCGTGCATTGACCATGTTCTCATCCTTCATCAATGGCACACTCCCTCCTCATCTCCACTAA
- the LOC104241377 gene encoding serine carboxypeptidase-like 26, translating to MEKEHKYYLFLSKLNLFFLVTLTFHGLSHGFQMDQARTLMSWRRSKMHARTTTTYGPHEDETLWAENLVFSDEKHVGNMEDDLIKDGLPGQPSNVMFKQYAGYVNVDEKNGRSLFYYFAESSSGNASSKPLVLWLNGGPGCSSLGFGAMLELGPFGVNPDGKTLYSRTFAWNKVANVMFLESPAGVGFSYSNTTSDYAKSGDKRTAEDAYRFLVNWFKRFPHYRDRDFYIMGESYAGFYVPELADIIVKRNMLPTANFNIQFKGIMIGNGIMNDETDEKGTLDYLWSHALISDETHRGLVQHCKTETETCQHFRNIAEAEFGNVDPYNIYGPQCSINSKSRSSSPRLKNGYDPCEQQYVQNYLNLPHVQKALHANLTNLPYLWNPCSNLDWKDTPSTMFPIYRRLIASGLRILLYSGDVDAVVSVTSTRYSLSAMNLKVMKPWRPWLDDTQEVAGYMVVFDGLAFATVRGAGHQVPQFQPRRAFALLNMFFANHF from the exons ATGGAGAAGGAGCACAAATACTATTTGTTTCTCTCAAAGTTGAACTTGTTTTTTCTTGTTACATTAACTTTTCATGGCCTTAGCCATGGCTTCCAAATGGATCAGGCACGTACATTAATGTCTTGGCGTCGTTCTAAAATGCATGCTCGGACAACAACTACTTATGGTCCTCATGAGGATGAGACATTATGGGCAGAAAACTTAGTATTTTCTGATGAAAAACATGTAGGGAATATGGAGGATGATCTTATTAAAGATGGTCTTCCAGGGCAGCCTTCAAATGTGATGTTTAAGCAATATGCAGGCTATGTTAATGTTGATGAAAAGAATGGCAGAAGCCTTTTCTATTACTTTGCTGAATCTTCTTCTGGAAATGCTTCTTCTAAACCTCTTGTTCTTTGGCTAAATGGAG GTCCCGGGTGTTCATCATTAGGATTTGGGGCCATGCTAGAGCTTGGGCCTTTTGGTGTAAACCCTGATGGTAAAACCCTTTATTCCAGAACATTTGCATGGAACAAAG TTGCGAATGTGATGTTTCTGGAGTCGCCGGCAGGGGTTGGCTTCTCCTATTCCAACACTACCTCCGACTATGCAAAGTCAGGCGATAAGAGGACTG CTGAAGATGCATATAGGTTTCTAGTGAATTGGTTCAAGAGGTTTCCACATTACAGAGACAGGGATTTCTACATCATGGGAGAAAGCTATGCAG GATTCTACGTACCAGAGTTAGCAGACATCATTGTCAAGAGGAACATGTTGCCCACCGCAAACTTCAACATCCAATTTAAAGGAATCATG ATAGGGAATGGTATAATGAATGATGAAACAGACGAGAAAGGGACATTGGATTATTTATGGAGCCATGCACTGATCTCAGACGAGACTCATCGAGGTCTTGTACAACACTGCAAAACGGAGACCGAAACATGCCAACATTTTCGGAACATAGCAGAGGCTGAGTTCGGAAACGTCGACCCTTACAACATCTATGGTCCCCAGTGCTCCATTAATTCAAAGAGCAGATCTTCTTCTCCGAGACTGAAGAATGGATATGATCCTTGCGAACAACAATACGTTCAGAATTATCTCAATCTTCCTCATGTGCAGAAGGCCTTGCATGCTAACCTAACCAACCTTCCTTACCTTTGGAACCCTTGCAG caATCTGGATTGGAAGGATACTCCATCAACTATGTTTCCGATATACAGGAGACTTATTGCATCTGGTCTACGTATACTTCTTTACAG TGGAGATGTTGATGCAGTAGTTTCAGTTACTTCAACTCGCTATAGCCTTAGTGCTATGAATCTTAAGGTGATGAAACCTTGGCGTCCTTGGCTTGATGACACACAAGAA GTAGCTGGATATATGGTGGTTTTTGATGGATTAGCTTTTGCAACAGTTAGGGGAGCAGGGCACCAAGTTCCACAATTTCAACCACGTCGAGCTTTTGCTTTGTTGAATATGTTTTTTGCCaatcatttttaa